One Babylonia areolata isolate BAREFJ2019XMU chromosome 20, ASM4173473v1, whole genome shotgun sequence DNA segment encodes these proteins:
- the LOC143295211 gene encoding uncharacterized protein LOC143295211 encodes MLHGRWVPRQNVSAERRREMDDYLRQTRAEFGIPATLQRSDGRCGDLPYDGVPLYRHMWFRSLCDPHGPTPCCFRSRCVGRTPARCRCPSCLDTRVPVHAELSDWLPAARPACRPREVGAREACEALRGTRLVLAGDSFVRHIFVALVMLLTDDFRAGALRKDAKAGVRSKCQGMMQINGLQCRDILDQNRTLCNGTVQATYLEIFQVNKGRFLLPYLQTQTSRHRKLLLLLGVGIHDDFRADYIWSLFLRPVVEHFTNTATPSSSSSAKPPLGNRWTNDTTLPGGKYVNFSSSSSFSSSSSSSSSSFSSSSSSSSSRKDVPQSSSSGGVRWSGRKWPKMIWINTHAPGLLKSPLFPAQSLEGVRFYNDVTSRLLEPYGVPVLDTFNMTAPLHSVDGTHYGYGANHLKVQFLLHWVKERQARHDW; translated from the exons ATGCTGCACGGACGCTGGGTGCCCAGGCAGAACGTCAGCGCGGAGAGGAGGCGAGAGATGGACGACTACCTCCGCCAGACCCGCGCGGAGTTCGGCATTCCGGCCACGTTGCAGCGGAGCGACGGGCGCTGCGGGGATCTGCCTTACGACGGGGTCCCCCTGTACCGCCACATGTGGTTCCGCTCGCTGTGCGACCCGCACGGCCCGACACCCTGCTGCTTCCGGTCCCGCTGTGTGGGGCGGACCCCGGCCCGGTGCCGCTGCCCTTCCTGTCTGGACACCAGGGTGCCCGTGCACGCCGAGCTCAGCGATTGGCTGCCCGCCGCCCGGCCCGCGTGCCGGCCCCGTGAGGTGGGGGCCCGGGAGGCGTGTGAGGCCCTGCGCGGGACCCGCCTGGTGCTGGCCGGGGACTCCTTCGTCAGGCACATCTTCGTGGCCCTCGTCATGCTGCTGACTGACGACTTCAGGGCAGGGGCCCTCCGGAAGGACGCCAAAGCTG GTGTCCGCAGCAAGTGCCAGGGCATGATGCAGATCAACGGGCTGCAGTGCAGGGACATTCTGGACCAGAACCGCACTCTGTGCAACGGCACCGTGCAGGCCACCTACCTGGAGATCTTCCAg GTGAACAAGGGCAGGTTCCTGCTGCCTTACCTCCAGACCCAGACCTCCAGACAccggaagctgctgctgctgctgggtgtGGGCATCCATGACGACTTCCGGGCGGACTACATCTGGTCCCTGTTTCTGAGGCCTGTGGTGGAGCACttcaccaacaccgccaccccttcttcttcctcctccgccaaGCCTCCTCTTGGGAACCGCTGGACGAACGACACCACGCTGCCTGGAGGAAAATatgttaatttttcttcttcctcctccttctcttcctcctcttcctcctcttcctcctcattctcttcctcctcctcctcgtcctcctccaggAAAGACGTTCCCCAGTCGTCCAGTTCGGGCGGTGTCCGCTGGTCCGGGCGGAAGTGGCCGAAGATGATATGGATCAACACGCATGCTCCGGGGCTGCTCAAGTCGCCTCTGTTTCCGGCGCAGTCTTTGGAAGGAGTGCGGTTCTACAACGACGTGACGTCACGTCTGCTGGAGCCCTACGGTGTGCCCGTGCTGGACACCTTCAACATGACGGCCCCTCTGCACTCTGTGGACGGCACTCACTACGGCTACGGCGCCAACCACCTCAAGGTGCAGTTCCTGCTGCACTGGGTCAAGGAGCGGCAGGCCAGGCATGACTGGTGA